From Penaeus chinensis breed Huanghai No. 1 chromosome 43, ASM1920278v2, whole genome shotgun sequence, a single genomic window includes:
- the LOC125048276 gene encoding zinc finger protein OZF-like yields the protein MSEEKPFVCLYCNKRFNWKHNLKQHLRNHTNDKPFECSYCEKKFRWKHNLSQHLRNHTGDKPFECSSCNKKFDWKHNLETHMRTHTGEKPFKCSYCNKDFSQKGHLKEHWRLHTGEKPYECTYCDKKFYAKSCLTKHLKLHESSEVFQCSYCDEKYSVKRDFRKHLKTHGIKKPKQLHKCPHCDKELTQKCHLQRHLRIHTGEKPFSCSYCGKKFIQKSSLNQHEKLHRNEKPYVCTLCDKRFSQNCHLKLHIRVHTGERPYHCDLCEKKFAARSDLTKHLKIHTGERPFSCSFCDKKFIGKSELTSHMKSHMNKKRMQCSLCDKSFTTEAALAHHMELLHTEDGSPNCTSSFALVASTSNHLDSESINGEHDLLDSHSPIMDDPARDPLDGDRPGTPQHTPGEGTSGSRWPENVIFIKSEYDPDIVKTENFPCSAARDVGAESREEDFAEGIKTEDHITIKEEVPSD from the coding sequence ATGAGTGAGGAAAAgccttttgtgtgtttatattgcaATAAGAGATTCAATTGGAAGCACAACCTGAAACAGCATCTGAGGAATCACACAAATGACAAACCATTTGAATGTTCATATTGCGAAAAGAAGTTCAGATGGAAGCACAACCTGTCGCAGCATCTCCGGAACCACACAGGAGACAAGCCGTTTGAGTGTTCTTCTTGCAACAAGAAGTTTGACTGGAAGCACAACTTGGAGACTCACATGAGGACTCATACGGGTGAAAAACCCTTCAAGTGCTCCTACTGCAACAAGGATTTCAGCCAGAAGGGTCACTTAAAGGAGCACTGGAGATTACACACTGGTGAAAAACCTTACGAGTGCACATATTGCGATAAAAAATTCTATGCAAAGTCATGCCTGACAAAGCATCTAAAACTTCACGAAAGTAGTGAAGTTTTCCAGTGTTCATATTGTGACGAGAAATACTCTGTGAAACGGGACTTTAGAAAACACTTGAAAACTCACGGAATTAAAAAACCTAAACAGCTGCATAAGTGTCCACATTGTGACAAAGAATTAACCCAGAAATGTCACTTGCAAAGACATTTAAGAATACACACAGGCGAGAAACCTTTCTCATGTTCATATTGTGGAAAGAAATTCATCCAGAAAAGTTCTCTGAACCAGCACGAGAAACTTCATAGAAATGAGAAGCCTTATGTCTGCACACTTTGTGATAAAAGGTTCAGCCAAAATTGTCATTTGAAACTCCACATCAGAGTTCATACTGGTGAAAGGCCTTATCATTGCGATCTTTGTGAAAAGAAGTTTGCTGCCAGGTCAGATTTAACCAAACATCTAAAAATTCACACAGGCGAAAGGCCATTTTCATGTTCGTTTTGTGATAAAAAGTTTATTGGAAAGTCAGAATTAACAAGTCATATGAAAAGTCATATGAACAAGAAGAGAATGCAATGTTCACTCTGTGATAAGAGTTTTACTACAGAGGCTGCACTGGCTCATCATATGGAGTTGCTGCATACCGAAGATGGCAGTCCAAATTGTACTAGCAGTTTTGCCCTTGTTGCTAGCACAAGTAATCATCTCGACAGTGAGTCTATTAACGGGGAACACGACCTGTTAGACAGCCATTCTCCTATAATGGACGACCCTGCAAGAGACCCCCTTGATGGCGACAGACCCGGGACGCCACAGCACACGCCAGGTGAAGGAACCAGTGGGAGTCGATGGCCCGAAAACGTGATATTCATCAAGTCCGAATACGACCCTGACATTGTAAAGACCGAGAACTTCCCGTGTTCCGCAGCCAGAGATGTCGGCGCCGAGTCCAGGGAGGAGGACTTCGCGGAAGGCATTAAGACGGAAGACCACATCACCATCAAAGAGGAAGTCCCCTCCGACTAA